The nucleotide window CAGACGACGCCGATGGCCGTGACGAACGCGAGGAACGACTGCCGGACGGCCAGCAGAACCGAGACGGCGTTGCCGCCGGACGACTGACCGGTGCTCATCGGCTCTCACCCCCACTAGTGCTCTCGTGGCGAGCGCGCAGTCGCACGTTGAACACCCGGTCGAGTCCCTGGGCGAGCAGGATGAATCCGAGGGAGATGAAGACGATGAGCGCCATCGGCACGAGCAGCCAGTGGAGTTGATCCGGGTTCGTCAGGTCCGCTTTGCTGTAGGCGTTGTTCATCATCACGCCCCAGTTCAACTGTGACACTGGGAGGATTCCGAGGAAGTACAGACCGACCGACTCGAAGATTATTTTCCGTGAACTGTTCGCGAAATTCACGGAGATGTACGGCATCAGGTTCGAGATGACGTCCCGTCGGAGGATATGTCTCTCGGACAGCCCCATGATGCGCGAGGCTTCGGTGAACGACTCTTCCCGAACACTCAGCACCTGCGAACGGACGGTTCGGGCCAGCGTCGGCCAGTTGTCGATGCCGAGGATGAGTCCGACCACGAACGGACTTTCGGGCTGGTAGATGGTCGCCAGCACGATGACCAACGCCAGACCCGGAATCGTGAGGACGACGTCGGTCAGCGTCATCAGCGCTTGGTCGGTGCGCCCACCGCGGTAGCCCGCGACGGTTCCGATGGTGGTTCCGAGACAGACCGAGAGCAGTGCGCCTGCCGTGATCATCTGTAGCATCGCGGGCGTCGCGTGCACGACCTGCTTGAATATCGATTCGCCCATCACGCTGGTTCCGAGCGGATGGTTCCA belongs to Haladaptatus cibarius D43 and includes:
- a CDS encoding ABC transporter permease, which translates into the protein MFTQTSNVPEPTAREKAYRTFERRIYAPSAVLLNDWRGLVGSAILVAFVFIGTVGVYLIPEPTVMEGPIFAAPFSSWNHPLGTSVMGESIFKQVVHATPAMLQMITAGALLSVCLGTTIGTVAGYRGGRTDQALMTLTDVVLTIPGLALVIVLATIYQPESPFVVGLILGIDNWPTLARTVRSQVLSVREESFTEASRIMGLSERHILRRDVISNLMPYISVNFANSSRKIIFESVGLYFLGILPVSQLNWGVMMNNAYSKADLTNPDQLHWLLVPMALIVFISLGFILLAQGLDRVFNVRLRARHESTSGGESR